The Maridesulfovibrio hydrothermalis AM13 = DSM 14728 DNA window TGATCCGGATGATAAGGAATTCATCTCCCCTGCGTCGGTTATGGAGAATATTGTGGAGCTGTTTAAGCCGGCTGCATTGCAGCAGGAGAGATGTATAAGTTGCGCTGCGGATGAGAACCTTCCTGACAAAATTTTATGCAGCAAGCGGGGAGTAAGTCAGGCTTTGTTCTGCCTGATGAATATCGGCATGTCTGTTTTTCCTGAGCAGGGTATTACTCTCGGTGCAAGGGTTTGCGAAAGGGATGCGGATAAATTTATTTTGGATTTTTATTTAACATCTGATTCAAAGATGACTCAAGATCAAAATGAGTGCATGTTTACCGATTGCTTTAAAAGATCTGCTGGGAGAATTGATGCAGCAATTTATTCAGAATCAGGTGAACAGACTGAGTTCGGGTTTAAATTTGAAGCGCCGAGCGCGCAGGCAGTCGATTCAAAGGTTGACAGTACAGAGCAGAGTTTAACTGTCCTTCTGGCGGAAGATGATATCAGCAGTCAGGTTTTAATGCGTAAAAAACTTGAAGGGTGGGGGCATGCTGTGCGTACTGCATCCACTGGTTTAGAGGTTCTGGGATGCATTAAAGAACAGGAGTATGACCTTGTATTGATGGATATTCATATGCCGGAAATGAATGGCTATGAAGCTATCAGGTCTATCAGGGAATACGAATCCGGTGGTGCTCAGGTTCCTATTGTAGTAATGAGTGCCTATGTGAATGACCGTTTTCGGGAGGAAATAAAAGAACTTGGAATCACAGATTTTGTATCAAAACCGATCAGAACGGAAGAATTTAAAAAGACCTTGGACCAGCATTTTAAAAAGGACAGCTAGGCAAGGTCTTTCCAGTTTTTTTTCAGCCATTTGGCCGTTGCAGAGTAAAATCCCTGTTAATGAGCTTTGTGCATCAAATCTGCTTTCTTTTTATTTACCCAGCACGTTATTGATGTAGAAGGCGACACCGTCTTCCAGCATCTGTACAGCCAGTAAGATCAATACCAGTCCCATGAGACGTTCGCAGGCCCTCAGTCCGCGTTTACCCAGTATGCGTGCCAGAGTCGGGCCGGCCATCATAATAATAAAAGTAAGCCCCCATGCGAGCATGGTTCCTGACAGTACCGTGAGGTCCGCGTCCCCTCTGGAACCGTAGACCATGACCGCAGCCAGAAGCGACGGCCCAGCAAATAACGGCACGGCGATAGGCACAATGAACGGATCTTTTTCTGCTTCCGTGGCAGAGCCTTCCGGTTTGGGAAAAATCATTTTCATGGAGATGATGAATAAGATTACACCACCTGCTATGCGCAGGGTTGATTGGTGGATGTTCAGCATTTTCATCAGGCCCGCTCCGAGGTACATGAATAAGATTATGATACCCAGAGCAAAAAGTAATTCCCGAAGCAGTATTTTCCGCTGCTTAGCCGGGGAAAATTCTTTGAGCATGGAGAGGCATACCGGCAGGTTACCTAGCGGGTCCATGATCAAAAAAAGCGGAAAAGCTATTTCAAATATGGCACTTAGTGATTTGATTTCCATGAGCTAATCTTCCTTTCCTCCGGCCTGACCGTATGTTGAGAATTTATCAATGACCCGTTCCATTTCATCCTCAGGTACGATTACCGGTTTTCCGACTGAAAGGGCCTGAATATATATTCGGGCAATCAGTTCCAGTTCTTCAGCGGCATCAAAAGCATTCTGAATGGCTTGTCCGACAGTTATGAGGCCGTGATTTGCCAGCAGCACTGCGTTGTAGTCTTCAATTGTATTAACAACATTCTCAGCAAGTTCAGGTGTACCGAAGGTTGCATACGGGGCCAGAGGAACCTTTTTGCCTGCAAAGCCGACAAGGTAATGCACGGCCGGCAGTTCCATATTCAGGCAAGCCACAGTTGTGGCATAGACTGAATGAGTGTGGACCACCGCGTTTATTGCGGGTCTTTTTTTATATAAAGCAATATGAAATCCCGCTTCGCTTGATGGCTTACGCTTTGAATCATGAATATTGCCTTCAAGGTCCATGAGCACGATATCTCCAGCGGTAGCATCCAGATAGTTCAATCCGCTGGGGCTGATTGCCATTAGCCCTTTGCTGCGGTTCAGAATACTTAAATTTCCACCTGTTCCGGTTGTTAATCCGGCTTCAAGCATTTTGCGGCCATATTCAACAACCAGATTTCTTTCTTGGCTAAGCAGCATTATATTATCCTTTATTTTTGCGCTCTAAGGTTTTTGATTCGCGTAAGCACCGGGGGATGGCTATATTCCAGCCAGACATAAAAAGGGTGCGGGGTAAGGTTGGAAAGATTGCTCGCTGAAAGTTTTTTCAACGCACTGATCAGCATTGAGGGGTCACCGGTTGTCTGCGCAGCAAAATCATCGGCTTCAAATTCATGCCTGCGGGAACGGATGTTGCTGAATATGGAAAGCACAACTGACACCGGAGTATAGAGCAGGGCAAAGAAAATCAGTCCGGCATGGACAGAAATCTGTTCCATTTTGAACGCAGCAAACAGCTCCCTGTTGCCGAGAAAAAAAGACATGAGCAAGAAGACTATCCCGGTATTTATGATGCTCATAAGTATCATTTT harbors:
- a CDS encoding MarC family protein; this encodes MEIKSLSAIFEIAFPLFLIMDPLGNLPVCLSMLKEFSPAKQRKILLRELLFALGIIILFMYLGAGLMKMLNIHQSTLRIAGGVILFIISMKMIFPKPEGSATEAEKDPFIVPIAVPLFAGPSLLAAVMVYGSRGDADLTVLSGTMLAWGLTFIIMMAGPTLARILGKRGLRACERLMGLVLILLAVQMLEDGVAFYINNVLGK
- a CDS encoding L-fuculose-phosphate aldolase, translating into MLLSQERNLVVEYGRKMLEAGLTTGTGGNLSILNRSKGLMAISPSGLNYLDATAGDIVLMDLEGNIHDSKRKPSSEAGFHIALYKKRPAINAVVHTHSVYATTVACLNMELPAVHYLVGFAGKKVPLAPYATFGTPELAENVVNTIEDYNAVLLANHGLITVGQAIQNAFDAAEELELIARIYIQALSVGKPVIVPEDEMERVIDKFSTYGQAGGKED